One window from the genome of Candidatus Cloacimonadota bacterium encodes:
- a CDS encoding PorV/PorQ family protein translates to MKNRILSMILILAASALFAGIPSNAGQYGYQFLDIGGDPVSLALAGRGISAGTELTAFLRQPAASVSTAHQALGAVHTRWLEDTAANSVFYSYSNRKSHFGMALRTLDYGQLEIRDDNGLLIGEYSPLDIDLLGNYAVRVTPSIYAGINAGLVYEKLNTDSSYGLHSDLGFTWLTPLKNTQFSLAVRNLGFSSAMNEERTLFPIGFEMDLSKSFEMGEHALNMELSGTKAIDENWKGAVSAEFDLYGLAFVRAGYKINHDAENLTAGLGVRWKNIGLDYGWAAFSHNLNDVHTLGLSYRF, encoded by the coding sequence ATGAAAAACAGAATTTTAAGCATGATACTAATCTTGGCGGCAAGCGCTCTTTTTGCCGGGATTCCCTCCAACGCTGGTCAATATGGATACCAGTTTTTGGACATCGGTGGCGATCCAGTTTCCCTGGCCCTGGCTGGCAGAGGCATCAGCGCTGGAACTGAATTAACCGCGTTTTTACGCCAGCCGGCGGCTTCAGTTTCTACTGCCCATCAGGCTTTGGGCGCGGTTCACACACGCTGGTTGGAAGACACTGCCGCAAACAGTGTCTTCTATTCCTATTCCAACCGCAAGTCCCACTTTGGCATGGCGTTGCGCACGCTGGATTATGGCCAACTTGAAATCCGGGACGACAACGGACTCCTGATCGGTGAATATTCTCCTCTCGATATCGACCTGCTGGGAAACTATGCCGTCAGGGTCACACCTTCAATCTATGCCGGTATCAATGCCGGTTTGGTCTATGAAAAGCTCAACACCGATTCCAGTTATGGCCTGCACAGCGATTTGGGGTTCACCTGGCTCACGCCGCTGAAAAACACCCAATTCAGCCTGGCTGTGCGCAATCTTGGCTTTTCATCCGCCATGAACGAAGAACGCACCCTGTTTCCAATTGGCTTTGAAATGGACCTCAGTAAAAGCTTTGAGATGGGCGAACATGCCCTGAATATGGAACTGAGCGGAACCAAAGCCATCGATGAAAATTGGAAAGGCGCGGTGAGCGCTGAATTTGACCTCTATGGTCTCGCTTTCGTGAGGGCTGGCTACAAAATTAACCATGATGCCGAAAACTTGACCGCCGGCCTGGGTGTCCGCTGGAAAAACATCGGGCTGGACTATGGTTGGGCTGCTTTTTCCCACAACCTGAACGATGTACACACCCTCGGCCTCAGCTATCGATTTTAA
- a CDS encoding M6 family metalloprotease domain-containing protein: protein MPSNYKRAFGLITALFVAAFLGAMVPAHPLCEQLPPGFKPTKVESSRLAFPGSCDSPKNLPNNILVLRVQFSDVKFAATAQYPDFLVHDEDFFNRWMLHLGDFFNDASHGAYNLHYTLHPEVFTLPQTMAYYGADSEDTTDARLKEFFQTTMQMADPAIDFSRFGGLIIFHAGAGQESDINGIRKEEIWSTFLTRARLQYWFDEDNDDYQGYPADGIHLTNIVIVPEHEFQDYFPGEGEDNADVYLFSMYGVLCHQFGHILGLPSLFDNDSSNGASQGIGNWGLMGTGIWNASGYVPAQVSAWSRVFLGWENPIVVSSDAENLPIEHFLNHTMVENRVYKIPISDAEYFLIENRQQNPDGSVDPYNGLPSYTFALLPDGEQDYYENYPELPFFNFMKNRYKGSEWDFMLPGLGGPIPIGLNVPIDGSGLLIWHIDENIIAQNFTTNFDLNTINADASHKGVDLEEADGIQHLDTAAADQYKYGGPFDSFRAGNNNYFGQLIHNGLLSLPTAESYYGGIPLEIYDISASGNTMSFSVRFGWSLSTGYGGPNPINACAVDFDGDGKLELVYPQPDGQIHIWKDEQPLPGFPISRMPMEHPYVWTGSEFYFPMQVGTTARLFRLDNDGGEYLPNFAGKTWATHPVSTGESLFMAFNDSSNGNGSLHKYDLHSKQLQEITTFEGPIATNMAWLDNSLFVPWRQDELFYVSEFKDGFSDRLLAVPADSTLVGIFAAPFNPQTDSGEPDLIVQCLNSIYVFDSENQILPGFPYVHDMNTTAPLTIADWDQNGTLDLLISSDRGVAVIDYAGSLVSPAPLALAATDSLAFNAGVLVADIDHDGKNEVLGAFSHNRLMCWEDSFRSKPGFPVSFGKRSRNLPIIAEGSDGQIYVWLACDDGTVHRQVLPDVDLNDLKPGWDAEYGNLQRTASRGLAGLTNQYETAELFVPGELYIFPNPLKSIYDQKLTLNVMTSRDAQLEVRIFDIKGNLIHSQNGQAKAYLRNRDLIGIPAEKLGSGVYITVVSDGKQSRSIKFAVEK, encoded by the coding sequence ATGCCCTCAAATTATAAGCGGGCTTTTGGCCTGATAACTGCGCTCTTCGTGGCGGCCTTTCTGGGCGCGATGGTGCCGGCGCATCCCTTGTGTGAACAGCTTCCACCGGGTTTTAAACCAACCAAGGTGGAAAGCTCGCGTCTGGCTTTTCCCGGCTCATGTGACAGCCCCAAAAATTTGCCCAACAACATCCTGGTGCTGCGAGTGCAATTCAGCGATGTGAAATTTGCCGCCACCGCTCAATATCCGGATTTTCTGGTTCATGATGAGGATTTTTTCAACCGCTGGATGCTTCATTTGGGTGATTTTTTCAACGACGCATCCCACGGCGCCTACAATTTGCACTACACCCTGCATCCGGAAGTTTTCACCCTGCCTCAGACCATGGCATATTACGGTGCAGATTCTGAGGATACGACCGATGCCAGGTTGAAGGAATTCTTTCAAACCACGATGCAGATGGCGGATCCGGCTATCGATTTCAGCCGCTTTGGCGGGCTTATCATCTTCCACGCTGGCGCCGGCCAGGAATCCGACATCAATGGTATTCGCAAAGAGGAGATTTGGTCAACATTTCTCACCCGCGCGCGCTTGCAATATTGGTTTGATGAAGATAACGATGACTATCAAGGTTATCCCGCTGATGGGATACATCTTACAAATATTGTGATTGTCCCTGAACACGAATTTCAGGACTATTTTCCCGGAGAGGGTGAAGACAACGCCGATGTATATCTCTTCAGCATGTATGGCGTGCTTTGCCACCAGTTTGGCCACATTTTGGGATTGCCCTCGCTTTTTGACAACGATTCCAGCAACGGAGCCTCGCAAGGCATTGGAAATTGGGGGCTTATGGGAACAGGAATTTGGAATGCCAGCGGTTATGTTCCCGCCCAGGTGAGCGCCTGGAGCAGGGTTTTTCTGGGTTGGGAAAATCCGATTGTGGTGAGTTCTGACGCTGAAAACCTTCCGATTGAACACTTTCTGAATCATACCATGGTGGAAAACCGTGTTTACAAAATCCCTATTTCGGACGCTGAATATTTCCTGATTGAAAACCGCCAGCAGAACCCTGATGGCAGCGTTGATCCCTATAATGGATTGCCGAGCTACACTTTCGCGCTGCTTCCGGATGGGGAACAGGATTACTATGAAAACTATCCCGAGCTGCCTTTCTTTAATTTCATGAAAAATCGCTACAAGGGCAGCGAGTGGGATTTCATGCTGCCAGGCTTGGGCGGGCCAATCCCCATTGGCTTGAACGTGCCTATTGATGGAAGCGGTCTGCTGATCTGGCACATCGACGAAAATATTATCGCCCAAAACTTTACGACGAATTTTGACCTGAATACAATCAATGCCGACGCCAGCCACAAAGGTGTGGATCTGGAAGAAGCAGATGGAATCCAGCATCTGGACACTGCCGCTGCTGATCAGTATAAATATGGCGGACCTTTCGACAGTTTCCGCGCCGGCAACAACAACTATTTTGGCCAGCTAATCCACAATGGCTTGCTTTCTCTGCCAACCGCTGAGAGTTATTATGGTGGCATTCCGTTGGAAATATATGATATCAGCGCAAGCGGCAACACGATGAGCTTTTCCGTGCGTTTTGGCTGGAGTCTTTCCACAGGATATGGCGGCCCAAACCCCATCAATGCTTGTGCGGTGGATTTTGACGGTGATGGCAAACTTGAATTGGTCTATCCTCAGCCGGATGGTCAGATTCACATCTGGAAAGATGAGCAGCCTCTGCCGGGATTTCCCATTTCACGCATGCCGATGGAGCATCCATACGTTTGGACTGGCAGTGAATTCTATTTTCCCATGCAGGTGGGAACCACCGCCCGGCTGTTTAGATTGGATAACGATGGCGGCGAATATCTGCCCAATTTTGCGGGAAAAACCTGGGCTACCCATCCTGTTTCAACTGGAGAATCGCTTTTCATGGCTTTCAACGACAGTTCCAACGGAAATGGGAGCCTGCATAAATACGATCTGCATTCCAAGCAACTTCAAGAGATAACAACTTTTGAAGGCCCCATAGCCACAAACATGGCATGGCTGGACAACAGTCTTTTCGTTCCCTGGCGTCAGGATGAGCTGTTTTATGTTTCGGAGTTCAAAGACGGATTTTCAGACCGTTTGCTGGCAGTGCCGGCGGATTCCACTCTTGTGGGAATCTTTGCCGCTCCGTTTAATCCTCAAACGGATTCTGGCGAACCCGATTTAATCGTGCAATGCCTCAATTCCATCTATGTGTTCGACTCTGAAAACCAAATCCTGCCTGGTTTTCCCTACGTTCACGATATGAATACAACTGCTCCGCTCACCATCGCGGATTGGGATCAGAACGGGACTTTGGATCTGCTGATTTCCTCAGACCGCGGCGTGGCTGTAATCGATTATGCCGGCTCTTTGGTTAGTCCAGCCCCTCTGGCTCTGGCCGCCACGGATTCTTTGGCTTTCAATGCCGGAGTTTTGGTCGCGGACATCGATCACGACGGCAAGAATGAGGTTTTGGGAGCTTTTTCCCACAATCGGCTCATGTGTTGGGAAGACAGTTTCCGCTCCAAGCCCGGTTTTCCCGTGTCGTTTGGAAAACGTAGCCGCAACCTGCCCATCATTGCTGAAGGTTCTGACGGTCAAATTTATGTTTGGCTGGCTTGTGACGATGGAACCGTGCATCGCCAGGTTTTGCCAGACGTCGATTTGAACGACCTCAAACCCGGCTGGGACGCTGAATATGGAAACCTGCAACGCACTGCCAGCCGAGGTTTGGCAGGGCTTACAAACCAATATGAAACCGCGGAGCTCTTCGTTCCCGGCGAATTGTATATCTTTCCAAACCCTCTCAAATCCATCTACGATCAAAAACTTACCCTGAACGTGATGACCAGCCGGGACGCCCAGTTGGAAGTGAGGATTTTCGATATTAAAGGAAACCTGATCCACAGCCAAAATGGACAGGCCAAAGCATATTTGCGCAACCGCGACCTGATTGGCATCCCAGCCGAAAAGCTGGGCAGCGGGGTTTATATCACAGTGGTTTCTGATGGCAAGCAATCACGCAGCATCAAATTCGCGGTGGAAAAATAA